tttcaaatttttagattcaaaaatagtttttaagTTCAATGCCAAACACGTTTTTGAAAcctaaaaaaaactgtttctaagAGATGTTCTTAAAAGTTAGTTTTAAGAACAATTCAAGTTTTAAGaacaaatcattaaaatcgatATCTATTTTATTGGTCAATATTTCATAAGAATACAATAATGATTTACAAATAAAATCGGAGTCTTCAGGCcaagaataaaagaagaaatgtaGAATGAAATCAAGACAACGACCAACATGGGAAAAATGGGACGACCATGCTGCTCTGAATCTCTCATAGAAAGTAGATCAAATCTCTTATAGGAGATTGACTACTTCAATTGTCCTTGACGCGCAGGTGATCCAAGCAAGGCACCATGTAGGCAGCGGGGCTTGCCTGAAGTTCCATGAATTTCTCATATGTCATTCCAATGTACTTTGCTGTTTCACCTTCCTTTTCTAGCAACTCCGGGATCGGTAGAGTGGGCGTGTCCAGTGCCGGTCCATGTGGCACGGCGATCGATATCCTCGTCGCTGTGTTGTTCACAGTTGCTCGATGCCATATGCTCTTGTACTTGTCGTTTGTCAGAATCTGCATTTGATCACCAACGTTAACAATAAAAGAGCCCGGAGCGGAATTCACCAAGACCCACTTATCATTGTGCTTGACTTCAAGGCCACACATATCATTCTGAATCAAGAGCGTCACCAGCCCGTGATCTGTATGAGGAGGAATACCGATTGCCAGGTCGGGCTGCGGGCAAGCCGGGTAGTAATTCGCTGCCAGAATTTGCAAGCCGCGATCCCAATTCATGGCCTTCGCAATGTAATCGGCCTCCAATCCCAAGCTCTCTGATATTCCACTCAATATTTCGGTTGCCACTGCTCGGGTTCTTTTGCTGAACTCCAACGAAACCTCACCGTATCCAGCCGGTTTGTAGAGGGAGTTGAACTCGGGGTGTGCGATGACCTTGAGATAATCCCTCCAGAGGCGAACTTTGTCGATTGCGACGTTGAAGCTGGTGCCGCACTTGATTGGGTCCAGCAGGTTCCTTGTTTGGAactccttcttctcctcctccggCAGCTCAAAAAATCTCTGGCACGCGTCGACCATTGCTTCCATCAAGCTCTCTGGTACCCCGTGGTTGATCACCTAAAAGACATCATGCGCATGAAAATAATTATTTCATGTTTCATTATTACTAGCATTCTTCAATTAATTTGCCACATGTTCAAGCATATATTAATAACTAGTAAGTGTATATTACAAAAGTCAAATATTGAGTTTGTATCGTAGAATGACAAACTGTGAGTGTGAATACCTGAAAGAAGCCCCATTCTTGGCAAGCTCTGCCTAGCTTCTGGATCATTTGTGCCCTTTGATCAGGGTAGGCAGAGGTGAGAAGAGCAAAATCAATGATGGGGATTGAATGTTCTGGGTCGTTTGCATCTCCCATGTCGTTGGGATTTTTGGTGTAGGTGTACTCGGAAGGTACAAAAGTGAGAGCAGCTGAGTCAGCTAGGGTTTTGATGCTTGCTGCTTTGGATTGATTACCATTGGATGCCTCCGTTGAAGTCATTGAAGGTGCcattgtgagagagagagagagagagagagagagagagagagagagagtatgttTGTCTTGAGAATTAGGGAATTAATCAGTGGTGTTTGAGTAGGGCTGGACGGCTAATATACAGAATGGTTTATTTTTATAGGCAagaaatctttatttttttcccaCGTGAAACCAATGTTTATATctaaatttagtttaaattcGTAGGGCAAGTGACTCGATGAGGTCTCCAAACTCGACCAAGGCTTCCAGGCTGCCAAATAATAAATCTGGTTTTCAATTTGTAGGGCAAGAGACTCGATAAGGTCCCCAAGCTTGACCAAATCTTCCAGACAGTCAACCACTTGCTCGGTCTCCCTTTCACTAAGCTCTTCAGCAAGTCTTCCAGTAAACTCACGACTGGAGTCtggccttttcttttcttgaccTATGCATTCTCCAACTCCTTCTTGAACATCAAAATTTAAAGACAGGTTATCTCTCTGAATCAGTCTTCCAGACTGTCAAATAACAGTAAAACGATTCGTAAAACAAATTTTCATTTTACAGATACGGAAACTAATGCGTTTGGCGGCTTGTTTACTTAAACGAACTCAAGGTAAAACCATTTGTGAATGGCAATGAATTATGCCGAGAATATTTGAGATAGTTGACTTGGTAATcaagttaatgaaatttttaTGATTCTCAGAGCCTTAAAGGAATAAACATATTGGAGTCCTAAttacatgcaatcaatcatgTGCCTTTTATTAAGAGAATACAAGGTATAAGAATCATGATGAGACTCTAATTGATTAGAAAAGATTAGGGTGGATATCCTTTCCGTTAATAGGGTGGAATTGGTTGAAACCCTAACTATATAACCAAGAAGCAATCCCTACTTCCATACCAACTGAATGTCACAAAACAACAAACCTATTTCGCTAGCTAGTAGAGTTCATAAAAGAGGTATTGGAAGTAGAAGACTACTTCAATCTTGCACCAGAAGCACTCATGGCGACAGGTAATTACTTCAGGATCATATGCATGCTTGTCATTAATGCCATTCTACGTGCA
This genomic interval from Malus domestica chromosome 05, GDT2T_hap1 contains the following:
- the LOC103436548 gene encoding 2-oxoglutarate-dependent dioxygenase 19-like, translated to MAPSMTSTEASNGNQSKAASIKTLADSAALTFVPSEYTYTKNPNDMGDANDPEHSIPIIDFALLTSAYPDQRAQMIQKLGRACQEWGFFQVINHGVPESLMEAMVDACQRFFELPEEEKKEFQTRNLLDPIKCGTSFNVAIDKVRLWRDYLKVIAHPEFNSLYKPAGYGEVSLEFSKRTRAVATEILSGISESLGLEADYIAKAMNWDRGLQILAANYYPACPQPDLAIGIPPHTDHGLVTLLIQNDMCGLEVKHNDKWVLVNSAPGSFIVNVGDQMQILTNDKYKSIWHRATVNNTATRISIAVPHGPALDTPTLPIPELLEKEGETAKYIGMTYEKFMELQASPAAYMVPCLDHLRVKDN